TTCAATTAAATATATTcttcaattaaattaaatactATTAAACTAAGagaaaaagaagtaaaattCACGGGGTGATAGGAGCTAAATGGTACGATGATAAGCTAGggaattattttaaattaatttatagTCAACCCACAATTTTTCTAGTGCGCCTAAAAAAATTCTCTTCCAATGCTATGCATACATTCACTACTAAAAATAGAGGTTTTTTCTTCCGATATTCAGTGAAAAATTTGTGATATGAAACATAATTTTCCCACCTCATTCCCACCGAACCAAATCACTGGAAAAATGCATGATGGGAAATAGGTTCATGAAATGCTAggaaatttcctaaatttttcctgtgaaaacactactatttaaatatttcccaccgacattcagtgggaaataCATACTAAACATTTTTCAGTGGGAAATTCAGTGATAtcaaaatagagattttttagtagtgattatTATGGAGGTTAACTTGTTGCTTTTTCTTCTATACCTTTGTCCACTGTATCGGAGAAGGAAGGTAACCAGGTAACTAATCAACTTGCAAATTGAAGCCTGCAATTCAATAATACAATCCTCTTCATTTGGGATATTACTTTGCTTACGCATATAAAATCCAACTTGAAGATCGATATGCTACAGACTTACAGTACCCAAGCTTTAGAATGAAATTAAACCAAACActaataataaattattatttttccaacTGAAAAATGTTTAGTGCCTATTCCTAGTCAATGTCAGTGGGAGAAACATAtatagtagtgttttcacacggGCGTTTCAATGGGAACCTGTTTTCCACCATGTGTTTTCCCAGTGAGCTGTTTTGGTGGAAATGAGATgggaaaatcatattttataaagaCAAATTTTTCAATAAATGTTGGtggaaaaaatatctttttctaGTAGCGAAAGTGGAAACACTTTAGGGAATTATAATTACATGAACGTAGCTGCAGTTTTTTGTCATTGGATAATGATGCACCTTCAACTCTCCATAGtctttatgtgttgtgaatttttcttttttagaacTCAAATGTATTGATTTGGCCAACTCCAAGTTACTAAAAGGAACGGAGGACGACAGAATTTGTGTCCCTATCCtatatgtattcaatttttggTTACGGAAAGGTCTTTTAGTCACACTGATGTTGGCCACAATGGCCCAAATGAGGGTAGCATAGTAAATTTACATGGTATCTAagacaaatttaataatttatacttaGTTAATATCATTCCTATCCTTCCCTTCTAAAATTCATCTTAATTCAAAATTGTACATATAAAAGTTATGAAGGTCTTTTCATAGGTGTGGTCAAATTTGAGCTAAATTGGTGTGGTAGTTTAGCGTTTGATTATTAGTATATTTGTAGGGTTCAGCCTAACCCCATCACAATGATTAAGATAGATGAACGCTCCGAACAAGACAATATGTATATACATTCACtcattatgtgtatatgttcattcaattatttattattttcgaataaattttgtttcaaattacTTATGTAAAATTCTTAAGACAATCAGATCAATAACAACAAATTGGAGAAGGCATTAAGTAacacaatttaatttttaaaaattgtctTCTATAGATAGACACCTTTTTGATGTGTTGATTAGGTTAACATTAACGACATGTTTACGTGTTAGGAAGAACTCACGCAAAAACTTCAACAAgatcataattttttatttatttattttatgacaagGGAACGCGCAGTTGCTATTTGGGTGCGCAAAGGGTAAACTCAACTCCTTTGCATGTAGCCCGCAAGCCACACAGgacataattcatttttttttaattttgtaaaagatCATAATTCATAGTACAACCATCTATCAGAGGTATTAGGATTTCTACCTGAATTCAAATGATAGATGCCTCTCTGAGTCTCGCAAAtgccatctctctctctctctctcttttttttttttttttttttttggctatctTGTTTTCGAGATACTCTAGCACATTTCTTGTAGAAAATCAAGCACAAAGAAGCAATTCGATGCTCAACAAGTTAaggaattataaaataaaagaaagaaaaaacaaacatTAGCGAAACTTTGGCTCATTCATCCATCTTATTACtctattatttcaaatttatgtAATAATTTTAGTTTCTTGAGATTCAAACTATGTGAATTTTGATCAACATTTTAAAATGcaatatatttttcatcatattgacaacttatattgcttttcatatatttttaactatatatctaaatttttaattttaaaatattgataaaTTGATTTATcccaatttaactttaaaaataaatcataattaaCTATCGATAAGTGAAAaacatcatataaattgaaacataaaatataattacaTATCTCTGGCCATGTCATTGGTAATGacatgaaaaaaaagggaaaagtgtcaaaaatacccctctactttggaaaaagggctaaaaatatcctttgaacttattttgggtcaaaaatacccctcccatccttaaagttttcaaatatacccttgtcttgacggaaattatcccccaaaataacctgaaatcattttttaaacccactccatcatttaaaccagACTCatctaaataataacccataagatctcCTTATTCCCGCAATACGTAGGTTTGAGgtaattgggggaataagggatcttatgggttattatttagttgggtgtggtttaaatgatggagtgggtttaaaaaatgatttcatgttattttgggagataatttccgtcaagacaggggtatatttgaaaactttaaggatgagaggggtatttttgacccaaaataagttcggaggatatttttagcctttttcccaaagtagaggggtatttttgacccttttcccaaaaaaaaaaagattatgttTCTTCATCAGAAAACCCCACtagaagaagggaaaaaagaagtaacgaaaaaataaataaaagatcaCCAAACTTAGTATTATTAATAGCTAGTGATGATACGGAGAAATGGCTTCAGctctattttttctcttttgtagAAATTTTTGCAGAGATCTCTTCATGGAAAGACCTGTTGGAGATTGTAATAATGGTGATGGTGTCTCCGAATGTGAAGATGGCGTCTTTATGTTCCCCTTTGCTTCTCTACTTGCAAGATGTATTATAGCTCTAGCCTGTATACCATGACAAAAAACATTAGAGATTATAATAAAACTACTCATTTGCTATCAAAAAGAGAAAGGTCATAATTCTAAAACTGTGGATGTCTGCATACATGATTTATAAGATGGACATGACaatataaaaatgtttttaCGCTAGGACACTCTACTTTTGTAACAAGTAGGTATTTATCCGTCTCATCTCAAAGTTACTAGATATGATTTTTTTAGTATTGACATACTTGATGCgaaataggaaaaaaatgtACTGTATCTTTTTGTGGATAGGACAGCCTGCCTCCCTCTCTTGGGTCCAAATTGTGTATTTTTTTACAAGAATTCCCATGAATTTTCAGTTCAATATTCATTATCAAATTAGACGACCTTCCACTAAAATACCAAGAATTTGCATCTTAAACGAGAAGACAAAATTGTACACGTCCCAATTGCAATTCAGCCAATAGGGTACGACCCACCAAATTATACCACACATTCGAATTCAGAATAGAATGACCAAATTAAAGGTGCAAAAAAGAGTATACCTGAAGCTCAGTAGCATCAGAAACCACAACTTTGCCATCGTAGAATATGGTTAGCTGCTGCTGCTTCTCTTGATCTGTGCTTCCTTTATCCCGCCtgtatatataagaaaaattaaaggaGAAACAAATGTGAAATACACCCATATAAGAATATTTAGCAACTAGACTAGTCCATCGAGATTCGCATTTTAATTACTATACATCTTGACCTTATACGCTCCATCTGTTCCAATTAATGAGAAAGGGTTCAGAGTTCGAAGGTAAAAATACTTAATTTTGACTATGAGTTTTGATCtagatatattttttaatttcttaaaaataaattttacatatttaaaaattacacAAAGAGTATTACTTCATTcgcctaatttatgtgacactcttttctttttaatcagttttaataaaaatgacatatttttatatttagtatcAATTTGATTTCAAACTTCTATTTACCTTTATTGAAATCATTTATAGTCATCGAAATTTCTCACCTTTGTTTTAGACTATAAgttccaaaaatctttctttttttcttaaacttcacgACCAGTCAAACACATTTagataaattaggacagagggagtacaagTCAACATAGATAACGATTCAAAATGTTCTTTAAAaagtttgagaaaattatagCAACAAAGTATTGTTTGACTCTTCAAACAgtaacaccttcacataaaatcGACGAGAAACTATATATTTGTCGTATGTATTTCCATAAATATCATTGCTAGCTATCATTTGAAATGGGAAAATAACTTTGGACTTCCCCGAAATCTGCTAACTCGGGATATTTTGTGCACAGACTCCCGTAGAGGCAGACTCAGAAAAggagaatagaaagaaagagagtACTTACATTGTAACACAAGCAGGAGGGACAAGCCTGAGCTCCAAGTTACACTTTTTTCTCATCTTAATAATTCTTCAACTAATTTATCAGCCAGAGACACTACTACATACAAATCAAAATTAATCTGGAATGAATATTGAAGTTTGAAGAAttaattgaagaagaaaggtattCGAATATATACTATAGTATTTCGTAGTTTAATAGTTTAATTAGATGGTTATCTTGGTGGAGCTTGTGGTGGCGATTTAATATAGTACGGAGTTGATAAAACTAGACGCTTCAAACACGAATCTCACACTTCCATTTAATAAAAGGTGTAAAAGAACATGTACTGAAAAAATGGCCTACCCTAATACACAAACCCCTGCAAATTACACGTGATCAAtgagtttctttttgtttcccGTGATTTTCCCTCCTGTACACTAATACGCTGCCAACTTTAATTATTCTGTTGTTATTTTTGCGATTATAGTGTTCCATCATCCACGTGTATCATTCAGCTCACGAccttttctaatttgtttttaatttattgtttacttatttatatttgTTAAAGTTCTTTATAGGAATTACAAGGTTGGCAGAACTTGGCACGTAATCAGCCCGCTTAATTTCGATATTTCCAAAATCTTTCAGCTTTTTAAAGTGCCCTTTAGAATGGGCACCGCACAACCACGTAGTTTATTGGAAATATTAGCTAATT
This portion of the Lycium ferocissimum isolate CSIRO_LF1 chromosome 1, AGI_CSIRO_Lferr_CH_V1, whole genome shotgun sequence genome encodes:
- the LOC132030205 gene encoding protein TIFY 5A-like, which translates into the protein MRKKCNLELRLVPPACVTMRDKGSTDQEKQQQLTIFYDGKVVVSDATELQARAIIHLASREAKGNIKTPSSHSETPSPLLQSPTGLSMKRSLQKFLQKRKNRAEAISPYHH